In the genome of Pseudomonas protegens, one region contains:
- a CDS encoding EAL domain-containing protein has product MIDGQPLACFQPFIDTATGRIAGVEALGRLRQSNGQLTSVGPLFADPRTPSSALRRLDRQLRDDALRRLHEAPADWFLSLNISPRWISRLRPGQALPSLKQIQHNGVDPRRIVFEITELGGNSQRLSEVVARYRQAGARIAIDDFGAGYSQLDRVLALQPDILKLDMRLFQAAARGGPSSDVVKALALMAEKTGCWIIAEGVETEAELDFALECGSRYVQGFLFARAEERLFASDAFVQPFARLRERYVRHKLAERNRLMHMRQQLAELMHLLQAWAQARAPISQLPEVKAFPWLLRFYQCDRHGTQLTPNLEWRHNRWQADSSYVGHNWSWRPYFYHLLAEGWEERRLTLSSTYRDATSNQYCLTAGQFFDNGQRLLLIDIDAAGL; this is encoded by the coding sequence GTGATCGACGGGCAACCGCTCGCCTGCTTCCAGCCGTTCATCGATACCGCCACGGGGCGGATCGCCGGGGTCGAAGCCCTGGGCCGCCTGCGCCAGAGCAATGGCCAGCTGACGTCGGTGGGACCGCTGTTCGCCGATCCGCGTACTCCTTCCAGTGCCTTGCGGCGCCTTGATCGCCAGCTCCGCGATGACGCCCTGCGGCGCCTGCACGAGGCCCCGGCGGACTGGTTCCTGAGCCTGAATATTTCCCCGCGCTGGATCAGCCGACTGCGCCCCGGACAGGCCCTGCCGAGCCTCAAGCAGATCCAGCACAACGGTGTCGACCCGCGGCGCATCGTCTTCGAAATCACCGAGCTGGGGGGCAACAGCCAGCGCCTGAGCGAAGTGGTGGCGCGCTACCGCCAGGCCGGAGCGCGGATCGCCATCGACGATTTTGGCGCCGGCTACTCCCAGCTCGACCGGGTGCTGGCCCTGCAACCGGACATCCTCAAGCTCGACATGCGCCTGTTCCAGGCCGCGGCCCGCGGCGGCCCCAGCAGCGACGTGGTCAAGGCCCTGGCCCTGATGGCGGAAAAGACCGGCTGCTGGATCATCGCCGAAGGGGTGGAAACCGAGGCCGAGCTGGATTTCGCCCTGGAGTGCGGTTCGCGCTACGTCCAGGGCTTTTTGTTTGCCCGGGCCGAAGAGCGACTGTTCGCCAGCGATGCCTTCGTCCAGCCCTTCGCCCGCCTGCGCGAACGCTATGTGCGGCACAAACTGGCCGAACGCAACCGCCTGATGCACATGCGCCAGCAACTGGCGGAGCTGATGCACCTGCTGCAGGCCTGGGCCCAGGCCCGGGCGCCCATCAGCCAGTTGCCCGAGGTCAAGGCCTTTCCCTGGCTGCTGCGCTTCTACCAGTGCGACCGCCACGGCACCCAACTGACGCCCAATCTGGAATGGCGCCATAACCGCTGGCAGGCCGACAGCAGCTACGTCGGTCACAACTGGTCGTGGCGCCCGTACTTCTATCACCTGCTGGCCGAAGGCTGGGAGGAGCGGCGCCTGACCCTGTCCAGCACCTACCGCGACGCCACCAGCAACCAGTACTGCCTGACCGCCGGGCAATTTTTCGACAACGGCCAGCGCCTGCTGCTGATCGACATCGACGCCGCCGGCCTGTAG
- a CDS encoding deoxyguanosinetriphosphate triphosphohydrolase: MDWQTLLNRERLGKPVHSPEELGRSPFHKDHDRIIFSGAFRRLGRKTQVHPVSSNDHIHTRLTHSLEVSCVGRSLGMRVGETLRDALPDWCDPSDLGMIVQSACLAHDIGNPPFGHSGEDAIRHWFQQAAGRGWLDAMSEAERQDFLNFEGNAQGFRVLTQLEYHQFDGGTRLTYATLGTYLKYPWTARHADSLGYKKHKFGCYQSELPLLEQIAHKLGLPQLEDQRWARHPLVYLMEAADDICYALIDLEDGLEMDLLEYAEVESLLLGLVGDDLPETYRQLGPGDSRRRRLAILRGKAIEHLTNAAARAFVEQQDALLAGTLHGDLVEHMHGPAKRCVLNAKDVARRKIFQDKRKTLHEIGAYTTLEILLNSFCGAALEQHGGKTPSFKNRRILDLLGNNAPDPNWPLHTSFLRMIDFIAGMTDSYASEMAREMTGRSSPQ, translated from the coding sequence TTGGATTGGCAGACCCTGCTCAACCGCGAACGCCTCGGAAAGCCAGTGCACAGCCCGGAAGAACTCGGCCGTAGCCCTTTCCATAAAGACCACGACCGCATCATCTTCTCCGGTGCCTTCCGCCGCCTGGGGCGCAAGACCCAGGTGCACCCGGTGTCCAGCAACGACCATATCCACACCCGCCTGACCCACTCCCTGGAAGTCAGTTGCGTCGGTCGCTCCCTGGGCATGCGCGTTGGCGAGACGCTACGCGACGCCCTGCCCGACTGGTGCGATCCCAGCGACCTGGGGATGATCGTGCAGTCGGCCTGCCTGGCCCACGACATCGGCAACCCGCCCTTCGGCCATTCCGGCGAAGACGCCATCCGCCACTGGTTCCAGCAGGCCGCCGGGCGTGGCTGGCTGGACGCGATGAGCGAGGCCGAACGCCAGGACTTCCTCAATTTCGAAGGCAATGCCCAGGGTTTCCGGGTCCTGACCCAGCTCGAGTATCACCAGTTCGACGGCGGCACCCGACTCACCTACGCCACCCTCGGCACCTACCTCAAGTACCCCTGGACCGCGCGCCACGCCGACTCCCTGGGCTACAAGAAGCACAAGTTCGGCTGCTACCAGAGCGAACTGCCGCTGCTGGAACAGATCGCCCACAAGCTCGGCCTGCCGCAACTGGAAGACCAGCGCTGGGCCCGACATCCGCTGGTGTACCTGATGGAAGCCGCGGACGACATCTGCTACGCCCTGATCGACCTGGAAGACGGCCTGGAGATGGACCTCTTGGAGTACGCCGAAGTCGAGTCCCTGCTGTTGGGGCTGGTGGGCGACGACCTGCCGGAAACCTATCGCCAGCTGGGCCCGGGGGATTCGCGCCGGCGGCGCCTGGCGATCCTGCGGGGCAAGGCCATCGAGCACCTGACCAACGCCGCCGCCCGGGCCTTTGTCGAACAGCAGGACGCGCTGCTGGCCGGCACCCTGCACGGCGATCTGGTGGAGCACATGCATGGCCCGGCCAAGCGCTGCGTGCTCAATGCCAAGGACGTGGCGCGGCGCAAGATCTTCCAGGACAAGCGCAAGACCCTGCACGAGATCGGCGCCTACACCACCCTGGAGATCCTGCTGAACTCGTTCTGCGGCGCGGCACTGGAACAGCATGGCGGCAAGACCCCGTCGTTCAAGAACCGGCGGATCCTCGATCTGCTGGGCAACAACGCGCCGGACCCGAACTGGCCGCTGCACACCTCGTTCCTGCGCATGATCGATTTCATCGCCGGCATGACCGACAGCTACGCCAGTGAAATGGCCCGGGAAATGACCGGGCGTTCAAGCCCGCAATGA